In Hahella sp. HNIBRBA332, the genomic window AGAGTGCAGAAATTCCGCAAGCGGGCTGATACGTTCCAGGTTGCGACTCTCTTCCAGCTCATAGAATTCCAGGATCACGGATTTCGCCATCACGTCGGCAATGATCTGTAGCTTCTCCACGGTGGGCGCGAACACGCTGATGATGTTGTCGGCGACGGTGTCGGACGGCGTGGTAGTGATAGTGAGCTCCGATTCTTCCACGACGGGCTTGTCCAGCGGGCGTTTGGTGTGCAGCATGATCTCACGCATCAATGCCGCCTCGTCCTGAGGTTTGACGTTGAACATCACCACTACGCCATAACGGAATATGGTTACGTAGGCGGCTTCCTGCTCCACCATCAGAGTAAGTGGGTTACGTGCGCAGGCTTTTACTTTTTCCAACTGACGAACATCTATCTGGTCGCCAATATAAAGCGCCCGGATAAGCAATGAATTGACATCCTGAAACATCGAAGGTCCTGATTTAACAAAAAATGACGGTTCCCGAATTCCCG contains:
- a CDS encoding RMD1 family protein; the protein is MFQDVNSLLIRALYIGDQIDVRQLEKVKACARNPLTLMVEQEAAYVTIFRYGVVVMFNVKPQDEAALMREIMLHTKRPLDKPVVEESELTITTTPSDTVADNIISVFAPTVEKLQIIADVMAKSVILEFYELEESRNLERISPLAEFLHSQGRTGAKTQELLKQIGKVLLNQQIMVGRVEVGEKPDLLWDFPELERFYLRLSDEFEIRERDKALERKMEIISRTSQTVLDIITAKRSLRVEWYIVILIVFEILLTLYEMFFTH